Proteins encoded together in one Prionailurus viverrinus isolate Anna chromosome B1, UM_Priviv_1.0, whole genome shotgun sequence window:
- the DKK4 gene encoding dickkopf-related protein 4 — MAVVVLLGLSWFCAPLSALVLDFNNIKSSADVHGARKGSQCLSDKDCSSRKFCLKPQEERPFCATCRGLRRRCQRNAMCCPGTLCMNDVCTTMEDATPILERQMDDQDDIETKGTTEHPIQENKPKRKPNIKKPQGGKGQEGERCLRTLDCGAGLCCARHFWTKICKPVLLEGQVCSRRGHKDTAQAPEIFQRCDCGPGLICRNQVTGNQQHTRLRVCQKI; from the exons ATGGCGGTGGTGGTCTTGCTGGGGCTCAGCTGGTTCTGTGCCCCCCTGAGTGCTCTGGTTTTGGACTTCAACAACATCAAGAGCTCTGCCGACGTGCACGGGGCTCGGAAG GGTTCACAGTGCTTGTCTGACAAGGACTGCAGTTCCAGAAAATTCTGCCTCAAGCCTCAAGAGGAGAGGCCATTCTGTGCTACATGTCGCGGGTTACGAAGGAGGTGCCAACGTAATGCCATGTGCTGCCCTGGAACACTGTGCATGAATG ATGTTTGTACTACAATGGAAGATGCAACCCCAATATTGGAAAGACAGATGGATGACCAagatgatatagaaacaaaaggaacaacTGAGCATCCAATTcaggaaaacaaacccaaaagaaagccaaatattAAGAAACCACAAGGCGGGAAGG GACAAGAGGGAGAAAGATGCCTTAGAACTTTGGACTGTGGAGCTGGACTCTGCTGTGCTCGTCATTTCTGGACTAAAATTTGTAAGCCAGTTCTATTGGAGGGACAGGTCTGCTCTAGGAGAGGGCATAAAGATACCGCTCAGGCTCCAGAAATCTTCCAGCGCTGTGACTGTGGTCCTGGACTAATATGTCGAAATCAAGTGACCGGCAACCAACAACACACACGGTTAAGAGTATGCCAAAAAATCTAA